The following DNA comes from Allobranchiibius huperziae.
TCCCGACCCGCAGCCAGGGCAACGTGAAGGTCGGGCCCGTCATCTGTTTCGAGGTGGCGTACGACGGCCTGGTGCGCGCGCCGGTCGAGAAGGGCGCCCAGCTGCTCATCGTGCAGACGAACAACGCGACGTTCGGGCGCACCGCCGAGTCCGAGCAGCAACTGGCGATCTCCCGGATCCGCGCCATCGAGCACGGCCGGTCGGTGGTGCACGTGTCCACGGTCGGGGTGAGCGGACTGATCACCCCCGACGGGGTCGTGCACGACCGCTCCAGCCTCTTCACGAGCAAGGTGCTCTCGGGGGCGATGCCGCTGCGCAGCTCGCTGACGCTCGCCGACCGACTCGGGAATGTGCCCGAACACCTCGCCTACGCGTTGGCTGTGGCATCCTTCCTGCTGGCCGCGATCGGTTCGCGGCGACGACGCACCGCCGTCCGTGCCGACACGACGTCCCCGAGAGGCCGCCAGCTTGTCTGACTCCGCCCCACGACGCGTGCTGGTGCTGGTGCCGACGTACAACGAGCTGGAGAGCCTTCCAACGATCCTGGCGCGCCTGCGCGAGGCCGTGCCCGACGCCGACATCCTGATCCTGGACGACGCCTCTCCCGACGGCACCGGCGAGCTCGCCGACGAGCTGGCCGCCCACGACTCACACGTGCAGGTGATGCACCGCGTCGCCAAGGAGGGCCTGGGCGCGGCGTACCTGGCCGGGTTCGCCTGGGGCCTGGAACGTGGCTACGACGCGCTGGTCGAGATCGACGCCGACGGCTCGCACCCGCCGAGCGTGCTGCCGAAGATGCTGCAGGCGGCAGCGCGCGCCGACGTGGTGATCGGCTCGCGGTGGGTGCCCGGCGGCAGTGTGCGCAACTGGCCGCGCCAGCGCGAGGCCCTCAGCCGCGGCGCGAACCTCTACACCCGCCTGCTGCTCGGGATGCAGGTGCGCGACGCCACCGCCGGCTACCGGGTCTACCGCGCGGACGCACTGCGCCGACTGCGCCTGGAGGACGTCGCCTCGGCCGGTTACTGTTTTCAGATCGACCTCACATGGCGCGCCGCGCAGGCCGGCATGCGGATCGTGGAGATACCGATCACCTTCGTCGAGCGTGAGGTAGGGGTGTCGAAGATGAGCAGCGACATCATGCGCGAGTCCCTGGTCAACATCACGTCCTGGGGCCTGC
Coding sequences within:
- a CDS encoding polyprenol monophosphomannose synthase, with the protein product MSDSAPRRVLVLVPTYNELESLPTILARLREAVPDADILILDDASPDGTGELADELAAHDSHVQVMHRVAKEGLGAAYLAGFAWGLERGYDALVEIDADGSHPPSVLPKMLQAAARADVVIGSRWVPGGSVRNWPRQREALSRGANLYTRLLLGMQVRDATAGYRVYRADALRRLRLEDVASAGYCFQIDLTWRAAQAGMRIVEIPITFVEREVGVSKMSSDIMRESLVNITSWGLHYRAGQLARLLPGRSR